TCGTTTTTCCTCGCAAAGAAGCGATTCCTAAACCTCGAACAGAAACTGATCAAGTCAGATCAATTATACGCACAGTATAAACAATTTATTCATGAATATATTGCACTTGGACATTGCAGATATGTGCCTCTCTCCACTCGAAATATTCACtctgatttaaaatactttatttctCACCATTGCGTTTTAAAGGATAGCGTAACAAATAAGTTGCGTGTTGTCTTTGATGGCAGTATGAAAACTACCTCAAATCTAAGTCTTAATGACATAATGCTTCCTGGTTATACGGTACAACGCGAATTATTcgatattttgataaattttcttcttcttcatgtgccttgtccgttccgaacgttggcaatcaacatggctattctgactttgtttgcggcagatctgaatagttcagcagatgacaatccgaaccattgccgcaatttttggagccacgagtgtcttctcctccctggaccccttctgctgtctattttcccttggacgatcagttgtagtactctatatttattgtgtctcataacgtgaaccaagtattccaactttcttttctttatacttattcctacctctctctctgaTAAATTTTAGATTATTCAAATACTGTATTGTAGCAGATCTACGTCATATGTACAGACAAATTCGAGTAAATCCCGAACAGGTCTTTCTGTTGAACATCTTATGGCGTGATTCACCTCAAGAAGATTTGAAATGTCTTCAACTCGAAACTGTCACTTATGGATTAAATAACTCCTGTTTTCTCAGCACTAGATGTCTTAAGGAATTAGCTCAAAAAAATTTCGACAAATTTCCCTTGGCTAGTGATGCTCTTTTAAATTGCTGTTATATCGATGATGTGCTGTATGGCTGTAACGATTTTGAAACACTCTTCGAAATTCATCGTCAATTAACCGAATGTTTAAACCTCGCTTGTTTCTCGCTTCATAAATGGTGTGCAAACTCACCTGAATTTCTCGCAGGTATTTCTCATATCTCTAATGTATGTAATCAATCCTGAAAATCACACGAACAAAATTCTCGGCCTATGTTGGAATTTTCACTCCGATCATTTTTGTATGTGGTGGTATCTGCAAAATTAATTATGAGAAAGATTTGGTTACAAAGGTCGAATTGGGATGATCACCTCAGTCCAAATTTGCTTACAGAATGGAATCTATTTTTACAAACACTTCCTCACCTCTCCAATCTTAAGATTCCTAGGTTGCTGCAAAATTCTAGCAATGTAACAAGTACTCAAATACATGGGTTCTCGGATGCAAGTCTTAGCGCGTATGATGCTTGCGTTTATTTAAGAACATCACATGAAAATGGCTTTATCTCTTGCAATCTAATCTCCTCACAGAGTCGTGTTAGTCCTGAAAAGGTTGTGACTCTTCCTCGATTAGAACTTCTAGGAGTATTATTACTTTCTAATCTTGTTACGAAGATTCTTTCTGTCTTGATTCCATCGCAATCTCAGATAAATTCTGTCAATTTATGGACAGATTCCGAAATCGTCCTCGCATGGATTAACTCACACCCTTCTCGTTGGTCTACCTTTGTAGCCAATAGAGTAACTCAAATTCAAGAACTCACCTCCAACCATACATGGAGACATGTACGATCGAAAGACAATCCTGCGGATATATTATCTCGTGGTGCTACACCCTTGCAGTTGCTTGATTGTGATTTTTGGTTTAATGGTCCTCAATTTTTGTCGGATCCACACTTTGATTTCAACCTCTTTGTATCTAATGGTCCTTCGAATATTAATGTTGATGAACTGCATGAACTCAAAAGGGTTACTCATCTGATCAGAAAACCAGATTCACAAGTGTATGATGCCCTCTGCAAATTTTCATGTTTCACTCGACTGCAGAGAGCTTTTGCATACTGCCTTCGTTTTATTCACAATGTAAGAGCTATGTCTCATAGACGTACAGGTCCTCTCATTCCACATGAACTCTCTAGTTCTGAGTTAATGATTATCAAATTGACCCAGTCTCATTTCTTCAGTTCGGAAATCCAATTTTTAATGGATAATCGTCTGCTTAACGATAAGTCTATTCGTAAATTGAATCCCTTTCTAGATTCGTTTTAAATAATACGAGTAGGCGGTCGTCTTCTCCTTTCAGATGTTTCTTATGATCAGAAATTTCCTCTACTGTTGCCTTCAAAATCACATATTGTCAATTTATTACTTACCCGAGAACATCGAAGACTTCTACATTCTGGCCCTCAAAATACACTGTTCAATGTTAGATTGAAATTCTGGCCTCTTGATGGTCTTCGACAAATCaaacgtataatacaaaattgtcTCACTTGTTACCGTTTTAACGCACAAGTCGCTTCCCAAATCATGGCTAAACTCCCGAGGGAAAGAGTTCAAATTGCACGTCCATTTATAAACGTTGGAGTTGGTTGATTTTGGTGGTCCATTTCCAATAAAGACCTCTAAACTCAAGAGAGCTCCCCTTACTAAGGCCTATATGGCAGTGTTTGTATGTTTAGCTACTCGCGCCGTGCATGTGGAATTAATTTCCAGTCTTTCTACTGAAGCGTTCTTATTGACTCTGAAAAGATTTATCGCCCGAAGGGGTA
The genomic region above belongs to Diabrotica undecimpunctata isolate CICGRU chromosome 8, icDiaUnde3, whole genome shotgun sequence and contains:
- the LOC140448918 gene encoding uncharacterized protein; this translates as MRKIWLQRSNWDDHLSPNLLTEWNLFLQTLPHLSNLKIPRLLQNSSNVTSTQIHGFSDASLSAYDACVYLRTSHENGFISCNLISSQSRVSPEKVVTLPRLELLGVLLLSNLVTKILSVLIPSQSQINSVNLWTDSEIVLAWINSHPSRWSTFVANRVTQIQELTSNHTWRHVRSKDNPADILSRGATPLQLLDCDFWFNGPQFLSDPHFDFNLFVSNGPSNINVDELHELKRVTHLIRKPDSQVYDALCKFSCFTRLQRAFAYCLRFIHNVRAMSHRRTGPLIPHELSSSELMIIKLTQSHFFSSEIQFLMDNRLLNDKSIRKLNPFLDSF